Proteins from a single region of Erythrobacter sp.:
- a CDS encoding YnfA family protein: MPTLQTGLIYALAALAEIAGCFSFWAWLRLGKSAWWVAPGMVSLAIFAWLLTLVDTPAAGRAFAAYGGVYIAASLIWLWSVEGARPDRWDVIGAAICLVGAGLILMGPGRSA; the protein is encoded by the coding sequence ATGCCGACCCTGCAAACCGGACTCATCTATGCGCTCGCCGCGCTGGCGGAGATCGCCGGTTGCTTTTCGTTCTGGGCATGGTTGCGGCTCGGCAAATCTGCCTGGTGGGTCGCGCCGGGCATGGTCTCGCTCGCGATCTTTGCCTGGCTCCTCACGCTGGTCGATACACCCGCTGCGGGCCGTGCATTCGCAGCCTATGGCGGCGTCTACATCGCAGCGTCACTCATCTGGCTTTGGAGCGTCGAGGGCGCGCGACCCGACCGCTGGGATGTCATTGGCGCCGCGATTTGCCTCGTCGGAGCAGGATTGATTCTGATGGGTCCAGGACGATCAGCCTGA
- the arsC gene encoding arsenate reductase (glutaredoxin) (This arsenate reductase requires both glutathione and glutaredoxin to convert arsenate to arsenite, after which the efflux transporter formed by ArsA and ArsB can extrude the arsenite from the cell, providing resistance.): MTTDIVIYHNPECGTSRNTLAMIRNAGIEPHVVEYLKTPPSRPLLESLLDRAGITPRALLREKGTPFAELGLDDPALTDAQLIDAMMAHPVLINRPLVVSPLGVKLCRPSEEVLDLISADQRGAFVKEDGEQVVDASGQRIK; the protein is encoded by the coding sequence ATGACCACTGACATCGTCATCTATCACAACCCCGAATGCGGCACCTCGCGCAACACGCTGGCGATGATCCGCAATGCCGGGATCGAACCCCATGTGGTGGAGTACCTCAAGACGCCGCCCTCGCGTCCGCTGTTGGAAAGCCTGCTTGATCGTGCGGGCATCACCCCTCGTGCCCTGCTGCGCGAAAAGGGCACGCCATTTGCCGAGCTTGGGCTGGATGATCCCGCGCTGACCGATGCTCAGCTGATCGATGCGATGATGGCGCATCCGGTACTCATCAACCGCCCGCTGGTGGTCTCTCCGCTGGGCGTCAAGCTGTGCCGTCCGTCCGAAGAGGTGCTTGATCTGATCTCTGCCGATCAGCGCGGAGCGTTCGTCAAGGAAGACGGCGAACAGGTCGTCGATGCATCGGGGCAGCGCATAAAATGA
- a CDS encoding metalloregulator ArsR/SmtB family transcription factor produces MVDDLNAQVWAVDALGALAHETRLSVFRMLVKAGPDGMIAGAIAEHQSVPPSTMSHHLATLERAGLVQSERESRLIHYRADFDGMRRLLTFLMQDCCQGAPEMCGDLLAEISCETVNL; encoded by the coding sequence ATGGTGGACGATCTCAACGCACAGGTCTGGGCGGTCGATGCGCTGGGTGCGCTGGCGCATGAAACGCGCCTGTCAGTGTTCCGTATGCTGGTAAAGGCGGGGCCGGACGGCATGATTGCCGGCGCAATCGCCGAGCATCAGAGCGTACCACCGTCCACGATGTCGCATCATCTGGCGACGCTTGAGCGTGCCGGTCTTGTCCAGTCGGAGCGCGAAAGCCGCCTGATCCATTACCGCGCCGACTTTGACGGTATGCGCCGCCTGCTGACTTTCCTGATGCAGGATTGCTGTCAGGGCGCGCCCGAAATGTGCGGCGACCTGCTGGCTGAAATCTCCTGTGAGACCGTCAATCTGTGA
- a CDS encoding TolC family protein, which produces MPISLRAALMAAALVTAFPALAEPITLEAAIERAIASQPRLAAAAARVDAAEARTRQANVGPNPQVSLEVEDFAGSGPFHGLDSTQTTLALSQQLEIGGQRGARRAVAASERDVAALALLRERIDLIRDVELAFAELDAATDHAVLARDNAEQAASLANTARILVAEGRDPPLRQLRAEAALAEARAAEAETFSLMLAARRNLSVLIGSDDPELTAVTGAPQPRERTNDPAFIGIDERLAEAERQVAAARVTLARTAATPDVTVSGGLRRFNDGRDTALVAGVSLPIPIRDRNRGGIEAARADETAAEYQVQRVRAEARRDRAQAQMLVDAAETRLAALEGPGLAQAEEAVRLAQIGYNAGRFSLLELLDARGALTTARRSIIEARLDRARAIAALNRAYAREEN; this is translated from the coding sequence ATGCCCATATCCTTGCGCGCCGCCCTTATGGCTGCGGCGCTGGTCACTGCCTTTCCGGCCTTGGCCGAACCCATAACGCTCGAGGCTGCGATCGAGCGTGCCATTGCAAGTCAACCGCGCCTTGCTGCAGCTGCGGCGCGTGTCGACGCTGCCGAAGCGCGCACGCGTCAGGCCAATGTCGGCCCCAATCCGCAGGTCAGCCTCGAGGTCGAGGATTTCGCCGGAAGTGGTCCGTTCCATGGCTTGGATAGCACGCAGACCACGCTCGCACTGAGCCAGCAGCTCGAGATTGGCGGTCAGCGCGGTGCCCGCCGAGCGGTCGCGGCGAGTGAACGCGACGTGGCGGCGCTCGCATTGCTGCGCGAACGCATCGACCTGATCCGGGATGTCGAACTGGCATTTGCCGAACTTGACGCGGCGACGGATCATGCGGTCCTGGCCCGCGACAATGCTGAACAAGCGGCATCGCTGGCCAACACTGCGCGCATTCTGGTTGCAGAGGGCCGCGATCCGCCGCTCCGGCAATTGCGCGCCGAAGCGGCACTTGCCGAAGCCCGTGCGGCCGAGGCCGAGACTTTCAGCCTGATGCTGGCCGCGCGGCGCAACCTTTCCGTGCTGATCGGGTCCGACGACCCGGAACTGACGGCGGTCACCGGTGCGCCGCAGCCGCGAGAGCGCACAAATGATCCTGCCTTTATCGGCATCGATGAACGGCTTGCAGAGGCGGAGCGTCAGGTTGCGGCTGCGCGCGTTACGCTGGCCCGGACGGCGGCAACGCCCGATGTGACGGTAAGCGGCGGGCTGCGGCGGTTCAATGACGGGCGCGACACCGCGCTTGTTGCAGGCGTGTCGCTGCCCATCCCAATCCGCGACCGCAATCGCGGCGGGATCGAGGCAGCGCGCGCCGACGAGACCGCAGCCGAATATCAGGTGCAGCGGGTGCGAGCCGAGGCGCGGCGTGACAGGGCGCAGGCACAAATGCTGGTCGACGCTGCCGAGACGCGCTTGGCTGCACTTGAAGGACCGGGCCTCGCTCAGGCCGAGGAGGCGGTGAGGTTGGCGCAGATTGGCTATAATGCCGGGCGCTTCTCGCTGCTTGAATTGCTCGACGCCCGAGGCGCGCTGACCACAGCACGCCGTTCCATCATTGAAGCCCGGCTCGACCGGGCCCGCGCGATTGCCGCGCTCAATCGCGCCTATGCGCGCGAGGAGAACTGA
- the arsB gene encoding ACR3 family arsenite efflux transporter: MNQTLANPSPAASPLGNFERYLSVWVLLAILAGLALGLVAPGAVGVLAGLEYASVNLVVAVLIWAMIFPMMVGVDFGSIKDIGRKPKGLVITLVVNWLVKPFTMAALAVLFFDYLYAGLMSEGDADQYIAGLILLGTAPCTAMVFVWSQMTKGDPAYTLVQVSVNDLVMIVAFAPIVALLLGVTDIVVPWDTLLLSVVLYVVVPLVAGAITRNRVIASHGGDEAAVDAFTARLKPWSIIGLLATVVLLFAFQAGTIVSNPLLIVLIAIPIIIQSYGIFAVAYAAAMAWKVPHNIAAPCALIGTSNFFELAVAVAIGLFGLSSGAALATVVGVLVEVPVMLSLVAFANRTRDRFPAA; the protein is encoded by the coding sequence ATGAACCAAACCCTCGCCAATCCTTCGCCTGCCGCCTCGCCGCTGGGCAACTTCGAACGGTATTTGTCGGTCTGGGTGCTGCTGGCCATTCTGGCGGGGCTGGCACTGGGTCTGGTTGCTCCCGGTGCAGTCGGAGTGCTGGCCGGGCTGGAATATGCCTCGGTCAATCTCGTCGTCGCGGTGCTGATCTGGGCGATGATCTTTCCGATGATGGTCGGGGTCGATTTCGGCAGCATCAAGGACATCGGCCGCAAGCCCAAGGGGCTCGTCATCACGCTGGTGGTCAATTGGCTGGTCAAGCCGTTCACCATGGCAGCGCTGGCGGTGTTGTTCTTCGATTACCTCTATGCCGGGCTGATGAGCGAGGGCGATGCCGATCAATACATCGCGGGCCTGATCCTGCTCGGCACGGCGCCCTGCACCGCGATGGTATTTGTCTGGTCGCAGATGACCAAGGGCGATCCGGCCTACACGCTGGTGCAGGTTTCGGTGAATGATCTGGTGATGATCGTCGCCTTTGCACCCATCGTAGCGCTGCTGCTGGGCGTCACCGACATTGTGGTGCCGTGGGATACGCTGCTGCTGTCGGTGGTGCTCTATGTCGTCGTGCCACTGGTGGCGGGGGCCATCACGCGGAACCGGGTGATCGCGTCGCATGGCGGCGATGAGGCTGCGGTGGACGCCTTCACTGCCCGATTGAAGCCGTGGTCGATCATTGGCCTGCTGGCGACCGTGGTGCTGTTGTTCGCCTTTCAGGCTGGCACGATTGTCTCCAATCCGCTGCTGATCGTGCTGATCGCGATCCCGATCATCATCCAGTCTTACGGCATTTTCGCGGTCGCCTATGCCGCCGCAATGGCGTGGAAGGTGCCGCACAATATCGCAGCCCCTTGCGCGCTGATCGGCACGTCGAACTTCTTCGAACTGGCGGTGGCGGTTGCGATTGGCCTGTTCGGCCTGTCGAGCGGGGCCGCGCTGGCGACGGTCGTCGGCGTGCTGGTCGAAGTGCCGGTGATGCTGTCGCTGGTCGCATTCGCCAACCGCACCCGCGACCGTTTTCCCGCTGCATGA
- a CDS encoding helix-turn-helix domain-containing protein, translated as MKIGELASATATKVETVRYYEKIGLLPAPARTSANYRAYGHEHLARLSFIRRARDLGFTLEAVRELLTLSDDKAQSCDAVDGIARVHLTEIDRKIADLSALRGELDRVIGSCRHGTVADCKIIETLAPRALPAT; from the coding sequence ATGAAGATTGGCGAACTCGCGAGCGCCACGGCGACCAAGGTCGAGACCGTGCGCTATTACGAAAAGATCGGGCTTTTGCCGGCGCCTGCGCGGACAAGCGCCAACTATCGTGCCTATGGTCATGAACATTTGGCGCGCCTGTCATTCATCCGCCGCGCCCGCGATCTCGGCTTCACACTCGAAGCGGTGCGCGAACTGCTCACGCTGTCGGATGACAAGGCCCAATCCTGCGATGCCGTTGACGGAATCGCGCGCGTCCACCTCACCGAAATCGACCGCAAGATCGCTGATCTGAGCGCACTGCGCGGCGAACTTGACCGGGTGATCGGTTCCTGCCGTCACGGGACCGTCGCCGACTGCAAGATCATCGAGACCCTCGCTCCGCGCGCACTGCCCGCGACGTGA
- the arsH gene encoding arsenical resistance protein ArsH, which translates to MARLRALPDPEHLPALRPEYLHRNPASGLGAIDQPPRILLLYGSLRERSFSRLAVEEAARLLQMFGCETRIFDPSDLPLPDQVTGDDHPAVHELREHSLWSEGQVWCSPERHGTITGIMKAQIDHLPLAYKGLRPTQGRTLAVMQVCAGSQSFNTVNTLRILGRWMRMVTIPNQSSVAKAYDEFDEAGRMKPSAYYDRIVDVMEELVRFTVLLRPHAEMLVDRYSERVERDLPVATPVEKAGIASS; encoded by the coding sequence ATGGCCCGCCTGCGCGCTTTGCCCGATCCTGAACACCTGCCCGCGCTGCGTCCCGAATACCTGCACCGCAATCCGGCGAGCGGCCTTGGCGCGATCGATCAGCCGCCGCGAATCCTGTTGCTTTACGGCTCACTCAGGGAACGATCCTTCTCTCGCCTGGCGGTGGAGGAGGCGGCGCGCCTACTGCAAATGTTCGGCTGCGAAACGCGGATTTTCGATCCGTCAGACCTTCCATTGCCCGATCAGGTGACCGGCGACGATCATCCGGCGGTGCACGAATTGCGTGAACATTCGCTGTGGTCGGAAGGGCAGGTATGGTGCAGCCCCGAACGCCACGGCACCATCACCGGGATCATGAAGGCGCAGATCGATCACCTGCCGCTCGCCTACAAGGGCCTGCGCCCGACGCAGGGCCGCACGCTGGCAGTGATGCAGGTGTGTGCAGGCTCGCAGAGCTTCAACACGGTCAACACCCTGCGCATTCTTGGGCGCTGGATGCGGATGGTCACGATCCCAAACCAATCGTCGGTCGCCAAGGCCTATGACGAGTTCGACGAGGCGGGCCGCATGAAGCCATCCGCCTATTACGACCGCATCGTCGACGTTATGGAGGAACTGGTGCGCTTCACCGTCCTTTTGCGCCCGCACGCCGAAATGCTGGTCGACCGCTATTCCGAGCGGGTCGAGCGCGATCTGCCGGTCGCAACCCCGGTTGAAAAGGCGGGGATTGCTTCAAGCTGA
- a CDS encoding DUF3703 domain-containing protein: MNEARSSGFAGREATQRVIAAEMAAYRFAVAAGDDDRAWHHLERVHIVSQPYLGPHLASHGAMLGFAIRQRDWGEVLGQMVRIILAPLGALTGRLPVGNTGRSNVSAFAPMPIPADLADTLRQQDMDS; encoded by the coding sequence ATGAACGAAGCGCGATCGTCAGGCTTCGCGGGTCGCGAGGCCACACAGCGGGTGATCGCGGCTGAAATGGCGGCATACCGGTTCGCGGTAGCAGCGGGCGACGATGATCGTGCGTGGCACCATCTGGAGCGGGTTCATATCGTTTCTCAGCCCTATCTTGGCCCGCATCTCGCCAGTCACGGTGCAATGCTAGGGTTTGCAATCCGGCAGCGCGATTGGGGCGAAGTGCTTGGTCAGATGGTCCGGATCATTCTGGCTCCGCTCGGCGCGCTGACGGGTCGGTTGCCGGTGGGCAACACCGGGCGATCTAATGTGAGCGCGTTTGCGCCGATGCCGATACCTGCCGATCTGGCGGACACGTTGCGCCAGCAGGACATGGATTCGTGA
- a CDS encoding arsenate reductase ArsC codes for MSDKIYNVLFLCTGNSARSILGEVLMNKLGENRFAAYSAGSQPKGNVHPMAIEVLDGFGFPTNGLRSKSWDEFTRPDAPEFDFIFTVCDNAAGESCPVFPGKAITAHWGVEDPAAVEGEGQRKAFLEALTYLKRRIELFLMLPIKSIDEMAMRGKLAEIGREEGASIRAKDTQ; via the coding sequence ATGTCCGATAAAATCTACAACGTCCTGTTCCTGTGCACCGGCAACAGCGCTCGCTCGATTTTGGGCGAGGTGCTGATGAACAAGCTGGGCGAAAACCGCTTTGCCGCTTACAGCGCGGGCAGCCAGCCCAAGGGTAATGTCCACCCAATGGCAATCGAGGTGCTGGACGGGTTCGGCTTTCCGACCAACGGCCTGCGATCGAAAAGCTGGGACGAATTCACCCGGCCCGACGCGCCCGAATTCGATTTCATCTTCACCGTCTGCGACAATGCCGCAGGCGAAAGCTGCCCGGTCTTTCCCGGCAAGGCGATCACTGCACATTGGGGCGTGGAAGATCCCGCCGCTGTCGAAGGCGAAGGCCAGCGCAAGGCGTTCCTGGAGGCGCTGACCTATCTCAAGCGCCGGATCGAGCTGTTCCTCATGTTGCCGATCAAGAGCATCGACGAGATGGCGATGCGCGGCAAGCTTGCCGAAATCGGGCGCGAGGAAGGCGCCAGCATCCGGGCAAAGGACACCCAATGA
- a CDS encoding cation transporter, with protein sequence MADDCCKAACGTTATLNDPRWRRALWIALGVNAAMFAVEMAAGAAADSRALQADALDFLGDAANYAISLLVAGLALAWRARAALAKGLTLIGLGCWVMITAILAALGGASPEPELMGIIGGLALAANAGVAIMLYRFRTGDANMRSVWICSRNDAIGNIAVMAAALGVFGTGTAWPDLIVAAILALLGISGGIQIVWQARRELQGVVA encoded by the coding sequence ATGGCTGATGATTGCTGCAAGGCCGCGTGCGGAACGACGGCAACGCTGAACGACCCGCGCTGGCGCAGGGCCTTGTGGATCGCGCTTGGCGTCAATGCCGCCATGTTCGCTGTCGAGATGGCAGCAGGGGCCGCTGCTGACAGCCGCGCATTGCAGGCTGATGCGCTCGATTTTCTGGGCGATGCCGCCAATTATGCGATCAGCCTGCTGGTCGCTGGGTTGGCGCTGGCATGGCGGGCCCGGGCTGCACTGGCCAAGGGTCTTACCCTCATCGGTCTCGGCTGTTGGGTGATGATCACGGCCATTCTGGCGGCATTGGGCGGGGCTTCACCCGAGCCTGAATTAATGGGGATCATCGGCGGGCTCGCGCTGGCGGCCAATGCCGGGGTCGCCATCATGCTCTATCGCTTTCGCACCGGAGACGCGAACATGCGTTCGGTCTGGATCTGCTCGCGCAATGACGCGATCGGCAATATCGCCGTGATGGCGGCCGCACTTGGCGTGTTCGGTACCGGGACGGCTTGGCCCGACCTTATTGTTGCAGCGATCCTCGCGCTGCTCGGGATCAGCGGCGGCATTCAGATTGTCTGGCAGGCACGGCGTGAGCTGCAAGGGGTGGTGGCATGA
- a CDS encoding efflux RND transporter periplasmic adaptor subunit, whose product MTIDRKMLALIGGAAIIALVGGGAGYVLRGEAAHSEGAAHGDEPGNAAEAETAPAEGTIMVTEAQLRTAGIVVAAVGEGFAGGEVTTAGVLVPPTQSVGHVTARTSGVVVRILRQLGDRVAVGDALAVIDSREVAEAQGAAARARRAAEAARTVLAREESLFRQRVTARQDYEAAQAAYDAARIEASQAEQALRALGAGTGGGTTRLMTLRSPVAGEVTSVTVTPGEYVPPERELFQVADPRTVWAELMIPARDIQRVLVGQTMMLSVQGSDHPHTGRIRFLSPAVDPATGAAKAIATIDNRDGDLRVGQNVSARVTTPGSDGQRVPVVPRSAIQEVEGRSVVFVRTPRGFVVRPVTVGTGSDAAVPIISGLRVGERVATVNAFVLKAELGKAEAEHDH is encoded by the coding sequence ATGACGATTGACCGAAAAATGCTGGCCCTGATTGGCGGGGCCGCGATCATCGCACTCGTTGGCGGCGGCGCGGGCTATGTGCTGCGCGGTGAAGCTGCGCACAGTGAGGGGGCCGCCCATGGCGACGAGCCCGGCAATGCAGCAGAAGCCGAAACGGCACCGGCAGAGGGCACCATCATGGTCACTGAAGCGCAGCTGCGCACGGCCGGGATTGTGGTCGCGGCGGTTGGCGAAGGCTTTGCCGGGGGCGAAGTGACGACTGCGGGAGTGCTGGTGCCGCCGACACAGTCGGTCGGCCATGTTACCGCGCGCACGTCGGGCGTTGTCGTGCGGATCCTTCGCCAGCTGGGCGACCGGGTCGCGGTTGGCGATGCGCTCGCTGTCATCGACAGCCGCGAGGTGGCCGAAGCGCAAGGGGCAGCGGCGCGGGCGCGGCGCGCAGCCGAAGCCGCGCGCACTGTTCTCGCCCGAGAGGAAAGCCTGTTCCGGCAACGGGTCACCGCGCGTCAGGATTATGAGGCAGCACAAGCCGCCTATGACGCGGCGCGGATTGAGGCGAGCCAGGCCGAACAAGCCTTGCGCGCGCTCGGCGCGGGAACGGGCGGGGGCACCACCAGGCTGATGACGCTGCGGTCGCCGGTCGCCGGCGAAGTCACGTCGGTGACCGTAACGCCCGGCGAGTATGTTCCGCCCGAGCGCGAGCTTTTTCAGGTCGCCGATCCGCGCACGGTCTGGGCGGAACTGATGATCCCGGCACGTGATATCCAGCGTGTGCTGGTCGGGCAGACGATGATGCTTTCTGTCCAGGGAAGCGATCACCCGCACACAGGCCGCATCCGCTTTCTCTCTCCCGCTGTCGATCCGGCCACTGGCGCGGCCAAGGCGATCGCCACCATCGACAATCGCGATGGCGACCTTCGTGTCGGCCAGAATGTCAGCGCGCGGGTCACGACGCCCGGAAGCGATGGCCAGCGGGTGCCAGTCGTGCCGCGCAGTGCGATCCAGGAGGTTGAGGGGCGCAGTGTTGTGTTCGTGCGCACGCCGCGCGGATTTGTCGTGCGGCCGGTAACGGTGGGCACCGGCAGCGATGCCGCTGTGCCGATCATCTCGGGTCTGCGCGTCGGCGAACGCGTGGCGACCGTCAATGCCTTCGTCCTCAAAGCGGAACTCGGCAAGGCCGAGGCCGAACATGATCATTGA
- a CDS encoding tyrosine-type recombinase/integrase — MDERQIMPNQSITLRTIQSITPDPHRDIYVWDPRLKGFGLRITPRGAQSFVFQYRVDGGPARRKTIGPVGSPWTPATARKEAERLLVQVYQGIDPVEAKREAKRKKETLNFRTYSERFVELYLKPNWRGTWGSANCTINNVFIPRWGNRPVHEITRADIVKVLDEYSDRPARRKEIHSLLRKLFNWATDRQDIDVSPLAGMKAPKAVPSRRRVLSDEEIVALWRATENSGWPWGPFVRMLILTMQRRQEVAEMDWSEIDLDARRWTLPADRAKNDQEHVIPLTSLALAELQLLGPKRKGLVFTTTGTTPVSGFFKGRAALHKDMIAYLKAKQIEEGGDPDQVEVPNWRLHDIRRTGATHLQSLRVPVEVTESVLNHISGTRAGVAGIYNRYKYDDEKRTALDAWDTKLRSLLSA; from the coding sequence GTGGACGAGCGCCAGATCATGCCGAATCAGTCAATCACATTGCGAACAATCCAGTCCATCACACCGGACCCGCACCGCGACATTTACGTGTGGGACCCCCGGTTAAAGGGCTTCGGACTCCGTATCACGCCAAGAGGAGCGCAGTCCTTTGTGTTCCAATATCGGGTCGACGGCGGGCCTGCACGCCGCAAGACAATCGGCCCTGTCGGAAGTCCATGGACCCCAGCAACAGCGCGCAAAGAAGCCGAGCGGCTGCTGGTCCAGGTCTATCAAGGTATCGATCCGGTCGAAGCCAAGCGCGAAGCGAAGCGGAAAAAGGAGACGCTAAACTTTCGGACCTACAGCGAAAGGTTCGTAGAGCTCTATCTCAAGCCGAACTGGCGGGGGACGTGGGGCTCGGCGAATTGCACGATAAACAACGTGTTTATTCCCCGCTGGGGCAACCGACCCGTCCATGAGATCACCCGCGCCGACATCGTGAAGGTGCTGGACGAGTATTCCGATCGCCCTGCGCGGCGCAAGGAGATCCACTCGCTGCTGCGCAAGCTCTTCAACTGGGCGACCGACCGGCAGGATATCGACGTCTCTCCGCTGGCCGGGATGAAGGCGCCAAAGGCTGTCCCGTCGCGCCGCCGGGTGCTGAGCGACGAGGAGATTGTCGCCTTGTGGCGGGCGACCGAGAATTCCGGATGGCCGTGGGGGCCCTTCGTCCGGATGCTGATCCTGACGATGCAACGGCGTCAGGAAGTTGCCGAGATGGACTGGTCCGAAATCGACCTCGACGCGCGCCGATGGACCTTGCCGGCCGATCGGGCGAAGAATGATCAGGAACACGTCATCCCGCTGACGAGCCTAGCGCTCGCAGAGCTCCAGCTGCTGGGTCCGAAGCGCAAGGGCCTGGTATTCACCACGACAGGGACCACTCCCGTCTCGGGCTTCTTCAAAGGACGGGCGGCGCTCCACAAGGACATGATTGCATACCTTAAGGCAAAGCAGATCGAAGAGGGGGGAGACCCCGACCAGGTCGAGGTTCCGAATTGGCGACTGCACGATATCCGCCGAACCGGGGCAACCCATCTTCAATCGCTGAGAGTCCCTGTGGAGGTGACCGAAAGCGTGCTAAATCATATCAGCGGAACAAGGGCAGGGGTCGCGGGAATCTATAATCGCTACAAGTATGACGATGAGAAGCGGACCGCTTTGGATGCCTGGGATACGAAGCTGCGGTCTCTCCTGTCGGCCTAG